CTTATCCATCAACTTTAGCACCGTACTTTGGCAAGCATTATTAGCTGGCATGTTTTACGGTATTACGATTGCAATGGCTATCGTTCCGCTTATGGCGATGATTCAATCGACAGTAAAAGAAGAAATGATGGGACGCGTAATGAGTTTACTTATGCTATCATCAATGGGCTTTATTCCGCTCTCTTATGCATTCACATCTATTGCGCTTGCAATAGGAATTCCAATCGTAACCGTTATGAAAAGTGGTGCAATCGCGGTTATTGTCTTCGTACTATTTGTAGCGATTCGTGTGCCAGTCGTAAGAAAGTTCGATTAGCTAATTAGAGTCATGTACTATACGCATGGCTCTTTTTCAAATGGATCAAACAGCGATATCCCCTTACTTCTCCTTGATGCAGCTCCCCACTCTAATCCAACCTCTAAAAATAAATCCCGCACTGTACTATTTATAAGACTGATTATATCAGGGGCGAAATAAATAGGAAAACCAAATGTTTGGCTACGCCAAACCGAAATTCATCTCCCACACGCCACTAGACTATCGTCTTTCACACGCCTGAGGAAGGAGACTTCTTTCGGATAATACGTTAAACTCTTCTTTACTTCGAAATTCACTGTGTGGTTTCATTAAATTATATAAGCTTCCCATTTTTATCACCTCATTTATAGGTAAGAGTCAGGAAGAAAAATTGGCGTGATATTTTAAATTTTTTTGGAGGTGACAATATGATCGTAATAAGTGCTTGTTTAGGTGGTATCGCTTGTCGGTATGATGGAAATGACAATCTCGTTTCAAAAATAGAGGAGCTACTGCAGAAAGAAGATACAGTCCTCGTTTGTCCTGAAGTATTAGGAGGATTACCAACGCCTCGTCCTTCAGCTGAAATTATTGGTGGGAATGGCGATGACGTTTTGGATGGAAAAGCGAAAGTGATGACAAAAGACGGAAAGAATGTCACAGAAGCCTTCGTAAATGGTGCTTATAAAGCGTTAGAACAAATTAAAGATTTACATCCAGAGTATATTATTTTAAAAGAACGTAGTCCATCTTGTGGTAGTTCTACGATTTATACTGGAGAATTTAACGGTAATAAACAAACTGGTTATGGGGTAACAACTGCTTTATTTAAAAGACATGGCTTTACAGTCATTTCAGAAGAGGATTTTGAGAACGAAAAAAGGAATTGACCCTGTTCGTCAATTCCTTTTCTATCTGTCTTATTTCACGCCTAATTTTTCTTTCACTTTCGCTGGAAGTTCGTCTTTTTTCACTTCTTCCCAAGCTGTTACACCTTTTTTATCTGAGTGGTATAAGCGTAAGAATGCTTCTTTACGAAGATTTTTCACAGCTGTAAATTCTAACTCTTTTTCTTTACCTTCTTTATCAAATGCAGGTAACTTATATTGATAATCTTTATATGGTTCACCATTACTAGACTTACCATTATACTCTTTTCCATCTACTGTAATTTGAACGTAATACTCGTCTTTACCCATACGGTTAATATCACAACCAACTAACAAACTTGCAAATACAACTAAAATACTAAATAGTGCAATGTATCTTTTCATTTCCTTCACCTCATATGTTTTTTCTTATATTCTTATCTTAAAGCCCAGAGCTTAAAGAAGAAATTCAAAAACATGACATGAACATTACA
This genomic interval from Bacillus cereus contains the following:
- a CDS encoding YxeA family protein, which gives rise to MKRYIALFSILVVFASLLVGCDINRMGKDEYYVQITVDGKEYNGKSSNGEPYKDYQYKLPAFDKEGKEKELEFTAVKNLRKEAFLRLYHSDKKGVTAWEEVKKDELPAKVKEKLGVK
- a CDS encoding DUF523 domain-containing protein; this encodes MIVISACLGGIACRYDGNDNLVSKIEELLQKEDTVLVCPEVLGGLPTPRPSAEIIGGNGDDVLDGKAKVMTKDGKNVTEAFVNGAYKALEQIKDLHPEYIILKERSPSCGSSTIYTGEFNGNKQTGYGVTTALFKRHGFTVISEEDFENEKRN